The following proteins come from a genomic window of Spirochaetota bacterium:
- the tyrS gene encoding tyrosine--tRNA ligase encodes MDEKLKIEVKKQLEVITRNTEEIVPVEELEKKIFNSIKNNKPLRVKIGIDPTSPYVHIGHMVPYRKLREFQDLGHIAVLIIGDYTARIGDPTGRNSERPPLTPEEVRENAKSYTEQIFKVVREDRAEVHYQSEWFNDFDLYKVIRTASYFSVAQMLTHETFKKRLEEGNRLSLHEILYPMLQAYDSVAIKADVELGGTDQKFNILCGRDLMRDMNMEPQVAVLLPLLMGTNGIKMSKSLGNVIPILSSPKEKFGKVMSISDDLIINYMKYASNMSYEEIEYYENLLKEGKINPRDVKIKIAKSLVELYHTKEEAEREEEEFIRVFSKKEVPQDINIYKLKEEKKLIELLKELDFVPSLSEAKRLITQGGVTIDGERVSSFDYVLKLNKGEEKVIKAGKKNFIKIVKD; translated from the coding sequence ATGGATGAAAAATTGAAAATTGAAGTTAAAAAACAACTTGAAGTTATTACCAGGAATACTGAAGAAATAGTGCCAGTTGAAGAACTTGAAAAGAAAATATTTAATTCTATTAAAAATAATAAACCATTAAGAGTTAAAATTGGTATTGACCCAACAAGTCCTTATGTTCATATTGGACATATGGTTCCATATAGAAAGTTAAGAGAGTTTCAAGATTTAGGGCATATAGCAGTTTTAATCATTGGAGATTATACAGCAAGAATTGGAGATCCAACAGGTAGAAATTCTGAAAGGCCTCCTTTAACTCCAGAAGAAGTTAGAGAAAATGCTAAAAGCTATACTGAACAAATATTTAAAGTTGTAAGAGAAGATAGAGCAGAGGTTCATTATCAATCTGAATGGTTTAATGATTTTGATCTTTACAAAGTCATTAGAACTGCTTCCTATTTTTCGGTTGCTCAAATGTTGACACACGAAACATTTAAAAAAAGGCTTGAAGAAGGTAATAGACTATCTCTCCATGAAATACTTTATCCTATGCTTCAAGCTTATGATTCTGTTGCAATTAAAGCTGATGTTGAATTAGGTGGTACTGACCAAAAATTTAACATTTTATGTGGAAGAGATTTAATGAGAGATATGAATATGGAACCACAAGTTGCTGTTTTGTTGCCATTACTTATGGGAACAAATGGAATTAAAATGAGTAAATCACTAGGTAATGTGATTCCTATTTTATCATCTCCTAAGGAAAAGTTTGGAAAAGTTATGTCTATTTCTGATGATTTGATTATAAATTATATGAAATATGCTTCAAATATGAGTTATGAAGAAATAGAATATTATGAAAACTTATTAAAAGAAGGGAAAATAAACCCAAGAGATGTTAAAATAAAGATTGCTAAAAGTTTAGTTGAGCTATATCACACAAAAGAAGAAGCCGAAAGAGAAGAAGAAGAGTTTATAAGGGTTTTTTCTAAAAAAGAAGTACCTCAAGATATTAATATATATAAATTAAAAGAAGAGAAAAAATTAATTGAACTTCTAAAAGAATTGGATTTTGTTCCATCTTTAAGTGAAGCTAAAAGATTGATAACTCAAGGTGGTGTTACTATAGACGGAGAGAGAGTAAGTAGTTTTGATTATGTTTTGAAACTAAATAAAGGTGAAGAAAAAGTTATAAAAGCTGGCAAAAAGAATTTCATAAAGATAGTTAAAGATTAG